A single genomic interval of Lathyrus oleraceus cultivar Zhongwan6 chromosome 7, CAAS_Psat_ZW6_1.0, whole genome shotgun sequence harbors:
- the LOC127102918 gene encoding uncharacterized protein LOC127102918 produces MKGRFRRNNLHGLNLDRGILEEVVDVKLEVLNYFKKYFSEPIPFRPVMDGVFFNFLSDTNKAFLDSPFLLEAIREVVWNFYMHGKLPKDVTASFIALVPKADNLHSIEEFRLICLVSSLYRVISKFLAAKLKVVVGKLVAYSQTNFIEERKMFDGVLVFNEVLDFYKRMKRKC; encoded by the exons ATGAAAGGAAGGTTTAGAAGGAACAATCTTCATGGGCTGAATTTGGACAGAGGCATACTTGAGGAGGTTGTGGATGTCAAATTAGAAGTGTTAAATTATTTCAAGAAGTATTTTTCGGAACCGATTCCGTTTAGACCGGTTATGGATGGGGTGTTCTTCAACTTCCTTTCAGATACAAATAAAGCTTTCCTTGATTCTCCCTTTTTGTTGGAAGCTATTAGAGAAGTGGTTTG GAATTTTTACATGCATGGAAAACTTCCTAAAGATGTCACCGCTTCTTTTATTGCTCTTGTTCCTAAAGCAGATAATCTGCATAGCATTGAAGAGTTTAGGCTAATTTGTTTGGTGAGTTCTTTATATCGTGTTATTTCTAAATTTTTAGCTGCCAAGTTGAAAGTTGTAGTCGGTAAGTTAGTTGCTTATTCTCAAACGAATTTTATAGAAGAGAGAAAAATGTTTGATGGTGTTTTGGTTTTTAATGAGGTGTTAGATTTTTACAAAAGAATGAAAAGGAAGTGCTGA